In Centropristis striata isolate RG_2023a ecotype Rhode Island chromosome 1, C.striata_1.0, whole genome shotgun sequence, one DNA window encodes the following:
- the LOC131976305 gene encoding uncharacterized proline-rich protein-like, whose amino-acid sequence MVRKTTTHSDTDKDTPHPPAPPPPPPPPNDGNPVGKISPPPVPSHAAIPIPPPKVSPPVQDTNPPPEAQHDAEPAPAPPQTPAEDEPQSPPSQGPEEE is encoded by the exons ATggtaagaaaaacaacaactcataGCGATACCGACAAG GACACACCTCATCCTCctgcaccacctcctcctcctcctcctcccaatGATGGAAACCCGGTTGGTAAAATCAGTCCTCCACCAGTCCCTTCACACGCTGCAATACCAATACCGCCTCCTAAAGTCAGCCCTCCAGTCCAAGATACAAATCCCCCACCAGAGGCTCAACATGATGCAGAA CCTGCACCAGCTCCACCACAGACCCCAGCTGAAGATGAACCCCAGTCTCCTCCATCACAAGGACCAGAAGAGGAGTAG